Proteins found in one Panthera tigris isolate Pti1 chromosome B3, P.tigris_Pti1_mat1.1, whole genome shotgun sequence genomic segment:
- the ELL3 gene encoding RNA polymerase II elongation factor ELL3 isoform X2 encodes MEAPQELLSGKLQLCFTPAAGTSLLMLRLNDAALRALQECRRQQVRPVIAFQGNRGYLRFPGPGWSCLFSFIVSQCAQEGPGGLDLVYQRLGRSGPNHLHCLGPLRERLTIWAAMDSIPAPSSVQRHNLTDSARDPESWQNIDYSEEDTVSQPQMALKEVPDPLASSQRQSLPGSSEEHMAQWEVRNQTHLPNREPDQALPSSASQKHLDKKRPAPATTRKLKEKRLRTLPLAPSALQALPSEDLQEGDWEQEDKDEDMGSRLEHSPSVQADSESPSPEEVPDYLLQYTTIHSAEQQHVYEQDFEMDYTEYRILHARVGAASQRFRELGAEIKRVQQGTPEHKVLEEKIVQEYKKFRKRYPGYREEKRR; translated from the exons ATGGAGGCACCCCAGGAGCTTCTGAGTGGGAAGCTCCAACTCTGCTTCACCCCCGCTGCCGGGACCAGCCTCCTGATGCTCAGGCTGAACGACGCGGCGTTGCGGGCGCTGCAAGAGTGTCGGCGGCAACAG GTTCGGCCAGTGATCGCTTTCCAAGGCAACCGAGGG TATCTAAGGTTCCCAGGACCTGGCTGGTCCTGCCTCTTCTCCTTCATAGTGTCCCAGTGTGCCCAAGAGGGCCCTGGTGGCTTGGACCTTGTGTACCAACGCTTAGGCAG ATCTGGGCCTAACCACCTACACTGCCTGGGCCCACTCAGGGAACGCCTCACTATTTGGGCAGCCATGGATTCCATCCCTGCCCCATCTTCAGTTCAGAGACACAACCTAACTGACAGTGCCAGAGATCCTGAGAGTTGGCAGAACATAGACTATTCTGAGGAAGACACAGTTTCACAGCCACAAATGGCACTAAAAGAG GTGCCAGATCCACTGGCAAGCAGCCAAAGACAGTCACTCCCAGGATCCTCAGAGGAACACATGGCACAGTGGGAAGTGAG AAACCAGACCCATCTTCCAAACAGAGAACCTGATCAGGCACTGCCTTCCTCAGCTAGCCAGAAACATTTGGACAAG AAACGTCCAGCACCTGCAACCactagaaaactaaaagaaaagaggCTCAGAACCCTGCCTTTAGCTCCAAGTGCCCTACAAGCACTGCCCAGTGAGGACCTGCAAGAGGGAGATTGGGAGCAAGAAGATAAAGATGAAGACATGGGCTCCAGGCTGGAACACAGTCCCTCAGTTCAAGCAG ATTCTGAATCCCCAAGCCCTGAAGAAGTGCCAGATTATCTCCT GCAATACACAACCATCCACAGTGCAGAGCAGCAACATGTTTATGAGCAGGACTTTGAGATGGATTATACTGAATACCGCATCCTCCATGCTCGTGTTGGGGCTGCAAGCCAAAGGTTCAGAGAGCTGGGAGCGGAGATCAAGAGAGTTCAGCAAGGAACTCCAGAACATAAG gtgctggaagaaaaaatagtCCAGGAATATAAGAAGTTCAGGAAG CGGTATCCAGGTTACAGGGAAGAAAAGCGTCGCT GA
- the ELL3 gene encoding RNA polymerase II elongation factor ELL3 isoform X1, with amino-acid sequence MEAPQELLSGKLQLCFTPAAGTSLLMLRLNDAALRALQECRRQQVRPVIAFQGNRGYLRFPGPGWSCLFSFIVSQCAQEGPGGLDLVYQRLGRSGPNHLHCLGPLRERLTIWAAMDSIPAPSSVQRHNLTDSARDPESWQNIDYSEEDTVSQPQMALKEVPDPLASSQRQSLPGSSEEHMAQWEVRNQTHLPNREPDQALPSSASQKHLDKKRPAPATTRKLKEKRLRTLPLAPSALQALPSEDLQEGDWEQEDKDEDMGSRLEHSPSVQADSESPSPEEVPDYLLQYTTIHSAEQQHVYEQDFEMDYTEYRILHARVGAASQRFRELGAEIKRVQQGTPEHKVLEEKIVQEYKKFRKRYPGYREEKRRCEYLHQKLSHIKGLILEFEEKNRGS; translated from the exons ATGGAGGCACCCCAGGAGCTTCTGAGTGGGAAGCTCCAACTCTGCTTCACCCCCGCTGCCGGGACCAGCCTCCTGATGCTCAGGCTGAACGACGCGGCGTTGCGGGCGCTGCAAGAGTGTCGGCGGCAACAG GTTCGGCCAGTGATCGCTTTCCAAGGCAACCGAGGG TATCTAAGGTTCCCAGGACCTGGCTGGTCCTGCCTCTTCTCCTTCATAGTGTCCCAGTGTGCCCAAGAGGGCCCTGGTGGCTTGGACCTTGTGTACCAACGCTTAGGCAG ATCTGGGCCTAACCACCTACACTGCCTGGGCCCACTCAGGGAACGCCTCACTATTTGGGCAGCCATGGATTCCATCCCTGCCCCATCTTCAGTTCAGAGACACAACCTAACTGACAGTGCCAGAGATCCTGAGAGTTGGCAGAACATAGACTATTCTGAGGAAGACACAGTTTCACAGCCACAAATGGCACTAAAAGAG GTGCCAGATCCACTGGCAAGCAGCCAAAGACAGTCACTCCCAGGATCCTCAGAGGAACACATGGCACAGTGGGAAGTGAG AAACCAGACCCATCTTCCAAACAGAGAACCTGATCAGGCACTGCCTTCCTCAGCTAGCCAGAAACATTTGGACAAG AAACGTCCAGCACCTGCAACCactagaaaactaaaagaaaagaggCTCAGAACCCTGCCTTTAGCTCCAAGTGCCCTACAAGCACTGCCCAGTGAGGACCTGCAAGAGGGAGATTGGGAGCAAGAAGATAAAGATGAAGACATGGGCTCCAGGCTGGAACACAGTCCCTCAGTTCAAGCAG ATTCTGAATCCCCAAGCCCTGAAGAAGTGCCAGATTATCTCCT GCAATACACAACCATCCACAGTGCAGAGCAGCAACATGTTTATGAGCAGGACTTTGAGATGGATTATACTGAATACCGCATCCTCCATGCTCGTGTTGGGGCTGCAAGCCAAAGGTTCAGAGAGCTGGGAGCGGAGATCAAGAGAGTTCAGCAAGGAACTCCAGAACATAAG gtgctggaagaaaaaatagtCCAGGAATATAAGAAGTTCAGGAAG CGGTATCCAGGTTACAGGGAAGAAAAGCGTCGCTGTGAGTACCTGCATCAGAAATTGTCCCACATTAAAGGTCTCATCCTGGAGTTTGAGGAAAAAAACAGGGGCAGCTGA